The Plasmodium knowlesi strain H genome assembly, chromosome: 14 region GGTagtattagaataacgttcGATCATTATTCCATGCTCTTTCCATGCTTtaaattgttcttttttctcttttttttttttttgcatacatatatgtataacatACATAGatacttatatatgtatacatgtatgatgcatatacatatatatacatatatatgggaagtatatatatataacatatgtataacCCCCTACCCCACCCccccaaaagaaaaaaaataaataatatttatatgtacatatacctatatatagtTACATATGTAGAACAGATACATAtcccatatatgtatatgttgtatatgtacatatatatagaacacatacatatcccatatatatatgggatatgtatataaatatacatataggtatataAGTTTGAGATTGAATgtcgttattttttaaaaaagagacggggggggaggggcaaGATCGaattagaaaaggaaaaggaaagaaaagaaatgtaagaaataaggaaatagaatagaagaaaaggagtgaaggtggaagaaaagaaaaaagaacttttaaaaggaagaaagaaaaatataataagaagaaatgtattaaagggaaaaatgtcaggaggaaaagtaaggaataagaaaaaaaaagaaaaaaggaaatggaggAACCCCCAAAATGGAGGGGGATAGACTTTTATGAGTGTGAAGGGAATATAGAAGGGGAATGGGAAGGGGAACCTTgcccttcttcccttttcttttccccttcccttactTAGAGCTTCGTCTATTCAACATTAATAattgaatatatatataccaatCATTTTATAAATAATAGAATACACTAATGGgggaacatatatatatatattcctttgCTTTTCCTCATTAAATCCGTACATTTATAGGAAACGGACGAATGTTCAGGGAAGTTACCTGCTGGGGGGGAGTATGCCCTGCTGGGTGCAAGGGTGAACTGCAGTAAAACTTATGAAGATCAAACCAAGAATGGAAATATAGTAGAGGATGTGGGGGGACCATTAGAATTGTGGCTGACGAATAATGATAAAAGTGATGCCAAACGAATTGTGGAAGCGTATTGTCATGCGAACACTCAGACGAGGGCGGTCCTCACGAATTACTATGATCTatgccatttcttttattattggCTAGGGGATTTAATTAAGGGAAAATTGCCTGAAAGGCGTGAACTCCATCAAGTCATGGAAGTCGTCTATGCAAAATTGGGGGGATTCAAATTTAGGGGTGGCTTTAGTCATAAATGTGAGAATTTATATCCTGGTATTAGTAAAAGTGTATTCGTCCTCTataagaaaattttcgaTTACGCTTATAATTATAAGAGTTTAGAAAGTAAGAGCGAAGTgaagaataaatttttatgcAGTTCAGAATGTGCCACATATGTGAAGGAAGTTGAACAAGCCTACTCAAGTGCAATTGGAGCATGTGGGAGCGCTACTTCGGATAGATTCTGTCGTGAACTTACGAGtgaatataataaatatttcgATAATAACAAACCAAAATGGACATGCACTACAACAACATCTGAGGTCGACGAAGACCCTGACGAtgacgacgacgacgacTTCGACGACGAACTTTTTCCGAAAGAATTCCAAGACCTCGATCAGGTAaggaatatagaaaaaaatagacgtaagggggggggataacagcctcttcttttttttcccttttttttttattccttccccccttattttcttttcctttcctttctttaatGGTGGACATGtataaagaacaaatatatatatatattgagCAAATCTTTATTGCACATTGTTCCTTAATTATCCAAATTTTTTAGGTAGACGGACCTTTGAGTACATTACCTTCCAGGAAAGACTACTACAAATTCTTTGATGAGGGCATGAGCAAATGTGATCGGGAAGACTGGTCTTGGCCCAATCAAATCAAGGCTGCATTGGAAGGTGATGAGAATATTGGGGAACATGCAGAGGAGATTGCGAAAGCATTGTGCCATGCATatgagaaaaaggggaaagacacCCCATCTAATAAGCTCCCTGAGGAGTATTGCGATTTTTACTACTTTTGGGTGGGGGATATATTTTGGAATAATTCACGTAAAAGAACTTTCAAAGGAATTATGGATCAAATTAAGGATGCAGTAGGGAACAGTACTTCTGATCATGGCTGTTCTTTCCGCTTTAAAACTAAAGGGTTAAATTCTTTCCTCTCTAGTAAACTTTTATTCGATTATTACAAAGACAAAGATGATATGAAGTCACACTTGAACTTTGATAGTGAGGAGGAAATTGGTTGTAATGATGCTTATTATGAGTACTTTGTGGCAGCACGTAAAGCTTATGAGAttatgcacaaaaaatgtcCAAAGGAAGATACGAAGGGAACAAATGAATGGTGTAAGAAATTTCACGAAATGTACAAAGATTGTAGTAATGGAGGTGGGGTTGATGGAAAATCACAATGTTGGGTGGCAAGGGAATCGACAAAATCCTGTACTGAGGACTCCAAACCGGACACACTGGACACTACATCTTCCTCTACTGCTAACGACACCAATTCTGTCACACCTGGTGCTGTAGCTGGTGGTACCATTGCCACCATAGGAATACCAACCATCggtttctttttatacaaaGTAAGTACATTacaatatacatacatatatatacatatatatgtacatatacacatatgtatatgtatgtatgtatgtatatatgtatatgtatatatgtatatgtatatatgtatatatatgtatatatgtatgtatgtatgtatgtatgtatgtatgtatgtatgtatgtatgtatgtatgtatgtatgtatgtatgtatgtatgtatatgtgtatgcatatgttctttcctttcttcttttttttttttttttttttttcagtatactgatgtatttgatggaataaaaaaatccctcTTTGGTGAACTCAATAATAGAAGCAGTAATAGGAATAGGGGAAGAAGATCTACCATTGGACGACAACACTTTGAGGACACATTCACAGGGAACGATTCTTCTACCTTAGGTGGTGATGGTTCCACAACCCTGGGTGGGGAATCGTCCACCTTAGGTGGTAGCTCCACCGATATTTCTACCATCTATGATGATGGACGACGTCGACCAACCGGAAGAACACGGACAGGAATAAATAATAGAAGACCAGGGAATATACGTTATTATGCCACATaatgttccttttccttttttttccttttcttccctttcattccctttctttccttttctttttcttttcttttaattctttttttttttcttttttcttcttgagtATATAGCATCTTAAATTTGtttaccattttatttaatttttttttgtaaattatatatataatttttttttttttttccacttatgacaaggatacaaaaaaatatatttaaaaaaaaaaaaaaaaaaaatgaataagacttcattttaaaaggaaaaaagaaaaagtagaatTATCGCATATTTTAAGTATTTAcagaaacaaacaaaaaaaagaaaaaggtaacatcctaattttttaagaaacctcttttttttatttgtttttttttacccttaaaaagaacaaataaagaaaaaaaacatttgaaagagaagaagaaaaaatggcacccttttcttttaccaaACTTTCACTATTAGCTTTTGTACTTTACATGTGGCAACATCCCAACTATGTAAGATGAAGAATATTTGTGCTATTGAAAGAATTTtggcacatatatacatatttattattacaaaagacaacatacataaaaaataagataaggaaagaaaaggaaaggaaaggcaGAAAGAAGTTGGATTGAGAAGGAATGATTTTCTTTcgttctcttcccttttccttttctttcctttcctttcctttcctttcctttcctttcctttcctttcctttcctttcctttcctttcctttcctttcctttcctttcctttcctttcctttcctttcctttcctttcctttcctttccttccctttttttttttttttttctttcctttccttcctttttttttttttttttcttttttttcctttccctgatttatttccttcccctctcattcccttttacCTTGCAGCACCAGAAAAATGTTCCAAGACAGGATGTGAATGCTTCATTACAAGTAGATAATCATGTTGGTAGAAATTTAGCAAACAAAGACGAAGGAACTCCATCAGGACAAAATAAAGCAACTAAAACATTattagggaaaaaagaagaaaggaaagaagaaaagaaagaaaaaaaaaaaaaaaaaaaaaaaaaaatttttttcccattttattttgataTGTTGGGTAATTTCATTTTAGTGAGGATCTAAATATgttcattaaatttttccaggagtttctattttttgtaatttttttttaaatcttcataattttttatattttcaataATTCTATGGTCCTCTTTCTCTAAGGTCGAATTATGGactatttgaaaaaagtgcTGCTCCGTATTTGTGCGAAGGTGTTCTCGAAAGAGGTGgtcttcttccacattttttttgcgcggaaatcgtaatatagtgttagcgcgcggatgtcccatacattttttttacgagaacaagatata contains the following coding sequences:
- a CDS encoding KIR protein, whose product is MSGGKETDECSGKLPAGGEYALLGARVNCSKTYEDQTKNGNIVEDVGGPLELWLTNNDKSDAKRIVEAYCHANTQTRAVLTNYYDLCHFFYYWLGDLIKGKLPERRELHQVMEVVYAKLGGFKFRGGFSHKCENLYPGISKSVFVLYKKIFDYAYNYKSLESKSEVKNKFLCSSECATYVKEVEQAYSSAIGACGSATSDRFCRELTSEYNKYFDNNKPKWTCTTTTSEVDEDPDDDDDDDFDDELFPKEFQDLDQVDGPLSTLPSRKDYYKFFDEGMSKCDREDWSWPNQIKAALEGDENIGEHAEEIAKALCHAYEKKGKDTPSNKLPEEYCDFYYFWVGDIFWNNSRKRTFKGIMDQIKDAVGNSTSDHGCSFRFKTKGLNSFLSSKLLFDYYKDKDDMKSHLNFDSEEEIGCNDAYYEYFVAARKAYEIMHKKCPKEDTKGTNEWCKKFHEMYKDCSNGGGVDGKSQCWVARESTKSCTEDSKPDTLDTTSSSTANDTNSVTPGAVAGGTIATIGIPTIGFFLYKYTDVFDGIKKSLFGELNNRSSNRNRGRRSTIGRQHFEDTFTGNDSSTLGGDGSTTLGGESSTLGGSSTDISTIYDDGRRRPTGRTRTGINNRRPGNIRYYAT